Proteins encoded within one genomic window of Pongo abelii isolate AG06213 chromosome 18, NHGRI_mPonAbe1-v2.0_pri, whole genome shotgun sequence:
- the AHSP gene encoding alpha-hemoglobin-stabilizing protein isoform X1: MGFSSFSETRCFLSPPITVSIRYFVCPGQMALLKANKDLISAGLKEFSVLLNQQVFNDPLISEEDMVTVVEDWMNFYINYYRQQVTGEPQERDKALQELRQELNTLANPFLAKYRDFLKSHELPSHPLPSS, encoded by the exons ATGGGCTTTTCATCATTCTCAGAGACCAGATGTTTCCTGTCACCACCCATCACAGTCTCCATTAGGTACTTTGTATGTCCAGG GCAGATGGCTCTTCTTAAGGCCAATAAGGATCTCATTTCCGCAGGACTGAAGGAGTTCAGTGTTCTGCTGAATCAGCAG GTCTTCAATGATCCTCTCATCTCTGAAGAAGACATGGTGACTGTGGTGGAGGACTGGATGAACTTCTACATCAACTATTACAGGCAGCAGGTGACAGGGGAGCCCCAAGAGCGAGACAAGGCTCTGCAGGAGCTTCGACAAGAGCTGAACACTCTGGCCAACCCTTTCCTGGCCAAGTACAGGGACTTCCTGAAGTCTCATGAGCTCCCGAGTCACCCACTGCCCTCCTCCTAG
- the AHSP gene encoding alpha-hemoglobin-stabilizing protein isoform X2: MALLKANKDLISAGLKEFSVLLNQQVFNDPLISEEDMVTVVEDWMNFYINYYRQQVTGEPQERDKALQELRQELNTLANPFLAKYRDFLKSHELPSHPLPSS; encoded by the exons ATGGCTCTTCTTAAGGCCAATAAGGATCTCATTTCCGCAGGACTGAAGGAGTTCAGTGTTCTGCTGAATCAGCAG GTCTTCAATGATCCTCTCATCTCTGAAGAAGACATGGTGACTGTGGTGGAGGACTGGATGAACTTCTACATCAACTATTACAGGCAGCAGGTGACAGGGGAGCCCCAAGAGCGAGACAAGGCTCTGCAGGAGCTTCGACAAGAGCTGAACACTCTGGCCAACCCTTTCCTGGCCAAGTACAGGGACTTCCTGAAGTCTCATGAGCTCCCGAGTCACCCACTGCCCTCCTCCTAG